The Mustelus asterias unplaced genomic scaffold, sMusAst1.hap1.1 HAP1_SCAFFOLD_1155, whole genome shotgun sequence genome includes the window ATGTGTTCAGAGGACTGACATGTATTCACAACTGCTTCTTTCTGAAGATATTTAAAGCAGTCACACTTTTCCAGTGTAAGTCAAATGGAAGAGGAGGGATTATAAAAGGTTGTTTTGTCAGTATGATACCAATTCCCTCCTGGCTGCCTATTgacaaggcagtaaaattccctctgcagcTTCCCTCAACATCCCCTGCCACTGCGACTGGAAATTACCAGCTAGATTTCCAGACCCAAATTTACATCAAAATAAACAGCACCAAAGCCAAGAGTGGCAGCAACTACAACAGTCAACAGCTAAACACTAGGTCAAATACAAAAATGGGACTCCCTCTGGCCAAACCAACAGTCAATTCCCGGAGCAAAGCCAGGGGTCATTAATCTCAGGAATAACCCCAGGAGGAAAGCCAGGGGTAAAACATCAGCAGGAACAGCCACACAATCAAAAGACAAATACCCCCAACTGCAGTCAGGAAACCACTGGCCAAGCAGGCAACTCTACAAGCCATCTATCAAACTAATGTGTGTGGGGAACATTAAAGCAGAGTGTATGGGGCAGAGAGATATTGTACCAGGAAcattgaccaggaaaccatttggcAAATAAGCAAAAggcacaaggggggggggggggggcggaaggaaGGAGGCAGGGAAAGGAAGATTAACCAGCTATGGGTGCAATACTAACAGCTAAAACTGCAAACACCACAAACAAAGTGAAACTAACCAGCTGAGGAGAGAAATGGCCAATAAAAGAGGGCAAGGGGCAAAGAGTGAAGTGACCGAAGAAGGGGGAGATGAAGTGACCAGATGTGAAGAAAGAGGGACCAGAGGTGGAAGGAGGGAGCGAAGTGACCAAcaaaagagggagagaaacaacCAGAGGTAATATGGGGAAGTGAAGTAACCAAAgggaaggggattttcacagtaacttcattgcagtgtcattgGAAGTGATGTCACTAGTGGAGGGGCAGAAGAGGGGGGAAAAGCAGTGAGTTTGTGAAGAGACCAAccttttttggggggtgggggggaagaaagaaGAGTGAAGTGACACAGTAGCAGAGTGGTTCGCACTTCTGCCTCATAGTGCTTGGAacttaggtttgattcccggtttgggtcaccgtctgtgtggagtttgcatattctccctgtgtgggtttcctccaggtgctcaggtttcctcctctggtgcagacttgatgggccaaatggcctccttctgcactgtaaggattctattctaaagTGACCAATATTTtgatggtttgggggggggggggggggagaagaggagaaGTTAAATTACCACCATCacaaaacccctacagtgcagaaggcggctatttggcccatctagcccaCCAGTGAACAGGCACTAGGACCCACGcggcatcccccccgcccccccccaaaagcAAGCAATGCTCCCAGTGCGCATGCCCAACCTgtcacccgccccctccccagcaaTGCTCGCAATGCGCATGCCCAGACCATCGCCCCCTTCCCCAATGCTTATACCCCCCCACCAATGCGCATGCCCAGGCCGTCAACCCCCCCCCGGCTCCCAATGAGCGTGCCCAGCCCCGGCAGTGGTAGCAAACGGGCGCTAGGACCCCACGGGAGCccgtctcccttccccccctctcggcGTCTCCCTTACCAGTGAAGGCCGTGCCGTGCTTCTCGATGAGGCGGTCCCCGATCCTCTGTAACGTCTCGGCCGCCCGCCGGTCGTCGTCCGGAGACGAGCAGCCGCCGCAGAACCAACCAGGGCCGCTGGCCGCCGTCTGTTGCTGGGCGTGGTGCCGGATGAAACCCCGGACAAGCTCGTAAGTCCTGCGATAGAAAGGGTCGCCGCTGGCGtcggaggaggaagggaagaggaCATCGGGCCCCTCCTCAGAGGGGCTGCCGCCATTTTCGGGCGTCTGAGGCAGCGAGCCGTCGCCGGCTCCGGGCaaaaggcggggggtggggttgggggccgCTCCGCCGCAAGGGGCCCGGCCGCCCTGCGAGCAGTAAAACTGGGTATGGAGCTGCATCAGAGCGCTGCTGGAGCTTCGGTTCAAGGCCAACACCGTTTGTTCCATCGTAGCTGCGGTTCTTCCCAAGATGGCGCCGCCGGAGGAGAGGAAGGGGGAACCGTTGGACGAGCGTCTGAGGCGCAGGCGCCCTGCGCGAGCGCTTATATAGCGGGGGAAGGGCATATACGCCGCTGAGTGACAGCCCGCCTCCGCCAATCACTGCCGGCCTGGTAGCTCCCGCCCTCGCCCCTCTCCTCCAATCACCGCTGCCCCCTCTCCACCTGTCAAtcagccttccccccccccgctgtccTCCAACTGCcgctccctgtcaatcaggacaGATGGA containing:
- the LOC144487943 gene encoding induced myeloid leukemia cell differentiation protein Mcl-1 homolog — protein: MPFPRYISARAGRLRLRRSSNGSPFLSSGGAILGRTAATMEQTVLALNRSSSSALMQLHTQFYCSQGGRAPCGGAAPNPTPRLLPGAGDGSLPQTPENGGSPSEEGPDVLFPSSSDASGDPFYRRTYELVRGFIRHHAQQQTAASGPGWFCGGCSSPDDDRRAAETLQRIGDRLIEKHGTAFTGMITRLNIAQKDDLETIPRVATEMFRDGEVNWGRVVSFIAFGAVMGNHLKKSRQEDYVDEVAAQVTQYLTQQKREWLETHNGWDGFTKFFHENNVEESAKKALMWIAGFGIAGASIMHLLR